One genomic window of Nakamurella panacisegetis includes the following:
- the metF gene encoding methylenetetrahydrofolate reductase [NAD(P)H]: MVTVRERLAAPGPHFSVEFFPPRDDAEESTLWLAIRKLEPLRPAFVSVTYGAGGSRRDRTIRITERIAAETTLLPVAHLTAVGHSVAELRHVIGSYASVGVRNILALRGDPPGEDPSAEWIPHPQGLNYASDLVALTCSLGDFHVGVAAFPDMHPRSPDLESDTRYFAEKIAAGAEYAITQMLFSAQDYIGLRDRALAAGADVPILPGIMPVTSYARLMRIIELSGQRIPTDLAERLLAVQGDAAAGREIGMQHAIQMSHQLLAEGAPALHFYTFNRSKATLEVLAALGMAGTPDREPALQT; encoded by the coding sequence ATGGTGACCGTCCGCGAGCGCTTGGCCGCGCCTGGCCCCCACTTCTCGGTGGAGTTCTTCCCGCCGAGGGACGACGCCGAGGAGTCGACGCTCTGGCTGGCGATCCGCAAACTGGAGCCGCTGCGCCCGGCGTTCGTCTCGGTGACCTACGGGGCCGGCGGGTCGCGGCGGGATCGCACCATCCGGATCACCGAGCGGATCGCCGCCGAAACCACCCTGCTGCCGGTGGCGCACCTGACCGCGGTCGGGCACTCGGTGGCCGAGTTGCGCCATGTCATCGGCTCGTACGCCTCGGTCGGCGTGCGGAACATCCTGGCCCTGCGGGGCGACCCGCCGGGGGAGGACCCGTCGGCCGAGTGGATCCCGCACCCGCAGGGCCTGAACTACGCCAGCGACCTGGTCGCCCTGACCTGCTCGCTCGGGGACTTCCACGTCGGCGTGGCGGCCTTCCCCGACATGCACCCCAGGTCGCCCGACCTGGAATCGGATACCCGCTACTTCGCCGAGAAGATCGCCGCCGGTGCGGAGTACGCGATCACGCAGATGTTGTTCTCGGCCCAGGACTACATCGGTCTGCGTGACCGGGCGCTGGCCGCCGGCGCCGACGTGCCGATTCTTCCCGGGATCATGCCGGTCACCTCGTATGCGCGACTGATGCGCATCATCGAACTGTCGGGGCAGCGGATCCCGACCGATCTCGCGGAGCGGCTGCTGGCCGTGCAGGGTGATGCGGCGGCCGGACGGGAGATCGGCATGCAGCACGCCATTCAGATGTCCCATCAGCTGCTGGCCGAGGGCGCCCCCGCGTTGCACTTCTACACGTTCAACCGGTCCAAGGCCACGCTCGAGGTGCTGGCCGCGCTGGGCATGGCCGGTACGCCCGATCGCGAACCCGCATTGCAGACCTGA
- a CDS encoding potassium/proton antiporter translates to MDLDTVQRAFGLSSLVLIVALVAIRLSRRLGLPSLLLYLGIGLLLGNRGLGLEFSNTILTEQLGLAALVFILAEGGLTTRWANVRPALGLGVALATVSVVVSIAVAGAGVHLLLGGHLGLDWRTSLLWGAVLSSTDAAAVFSVLRGVGVKPRLAAALELESGLNDAPVVIAVLLLAGTTQISWTDPLLVVYELLAGAVVGGAVGFVGGWSLRRGALPAAGLYPLATIALVGGAYAAGQYLHASGFLATYIAAVILGNSRLPHRASTLSFAEGFGWIAQIGLFVLLGLYVDPFQLPAALLPGAAIGLLVLVVARPLSVLAAALPFRMPWREQAFLSWSGLRGAVPIVLALIPLMLRDDAQSRSMVNIIVVVVVIYTLVQGTTLPFVARKLDVIQLGQATEVQVEAAPLEEMNAQVLQVTVPPDSRIHGVYVSQLRLPPSAVIALIVRDGAPVPVEPTVRLQAGDQMLIVTPERFRSATERRLRAVSRGGALATWFGERGDPART, encoded by the coding sequence ATGGACCTGGATACCGTTCAACGGGCGTTCGGGCTGTCCTCCCTGGTGTTGATCGTGGCGCTGGTCGCGATCCGGCTGTCCCGGCGGCTGGGCCTGCCGTCGCTGTTGCTGTACCTGGGCATCGGGTTGCTGCTGGGCAACCGTGGACTGGGCCTGGAGTTCTCGAACACGATCCTGACCGAGCAGCTCGGGCTGGCCGCCCTCGTGTTCATCCTGGCCGAAGGTGGCCTGACCACGCGATGGGCGAACGTCAGGCCGGCGCTCGGCCTCGGTGTGGCGTTGGCCACGGTGTCGGTGGTGGTCAGCATCGCGGTGGCCGGCGCCGGTGTCCATCTACTGCTCGGCGGCCACCTCGGGCTGGACTGGCGGACGTCCCTGCTCTGGGGCGCTGTCCTGTCCAGCACCGATGCCGCAGCGGTGTTCTCGGTGCTGCGGGGCGTCGGGGTGAAGCCCCGGCTGGCCGCGGCGCTGGAGTTGGAGTCCGGACTCAACGACGCCCCGGTCGTCATCGCGGTTCTGCTCCTGGCCGGGACGACCCAGATCAGCTGGACCGATCCGCTGCTGGTGGTCTACGAGTTGCTCGCGGGGGCGGTGGTGGGCGGCGCGGTCGGATTCGTCGGGGGCTGGAGCCTGCGCCGAGGGGCACTCCCGGCCGCCGGGTTGTACCCGTTGGCCACCATCGCCCTGGTCGGCGGTGCCTACGCCGCCGGTCAGTACCTGCACGCCTCCGGGTTCCTCGCCACCTACATCGCGGCCGTCATCCTGGGCAATTCCCGGTTGCCGCACCGGGCGTCGACACTGTCGTTCGCCGAAGGGTTCGGTTGGATCGCCCAGATCGGCCTGTTCGTCCTGCTCGGCCTGTACGTCGACCCGTTCCAGCTCCCGGCCGCCCTGCTGCCGGGCGCGGCCATCGGGTTGCTCGTCCTGGTGGTGGCCCGGCCGCTGTCGGTACTGGCCGCCGCGTTGCCGTTCCGGATGCCCTGGCGTGAGCAGGCCTTCCTGTCGTGGTCGGGCCTGCGCGGGGCGGTGCCGATCGTCCTGGCCCTGATCCCGCTGATGCTGCGCGACGACGCCCAGTCACGGTCGATGGTCAACATCATCGTGGTCGTGGTCGTCATCTACACCCTGGTCCAGGGCACCACGCTGCCGTTCGTGGCGCGCAAACTGGACGTCATCCAGCTCGGTCAGGCCACCGAGGTGCAGGTCGAGGCGGCGCCCCTGGAGGAGATGAACGCCCAGGTGCTGCAGGTGACGGTGCCGCCGGACTCCCGCATCCACGGGGTGTACGTCTCGCAGCTGCGGTTGCCGCCGAGCGCTGTGATCGCCCTGATCGTCCGGGACGGGGCACCGGTCCCGGTGGAGCCGACGGTGCGGCTGCAGGCCGGCGACCAGATGCTGATCGTGACGCCCGAACGATTCCGGTCGGCGACCGAACGCCGCCTGCGGGCGGTCAGCCGCGGCGGGGCACTGGCCACCTGGTTCGGCGAACGCGGAGACCCGGCCCGCACCTGA
- the lspA gene encoding signal peptidase II, whose translation MNSSSEPEQSRATAPDDDALTSTDGPEAPAAVTRPLRPRRIGLVAVLALVIIVLDQVTKLLVVAHLDPDAPPKRILGGLVYLSLFRNAGAAFSTATGVTWILALVAIGVVVVIIRMASKLRSTAWAIALGLVLGGAVGNLIDRIFRSPGILRGHVVDFISLFEPDGRHFAVFNIADSGITLGAVALVLTAIFGIDMDGYRTKDKKTEADRG comes from the coding sequence GTGAATTCCTCAAGTGAGCCGGAGCAGTCGCGCGCCACGGCCCCGGACGACGACGCCCTGACGTCCACCGACGGTCCCGAAGCACCGGCGGCCGTGACGCGGCCGCTGCGTCCCCGCCGGATCGGTCTCGTCGCCGTCCTGGCCCTGGTGATCATCGTGCTGGACCAGGTGACGAAGCTGCTGGTGGTGGCGCATCTCGACCCCGACGCCCCACCGAAGCGGATCCTGGGCGGCCTGGTCTACCTGTCGCTGTTCCGCAACGCCGGCGCCGCGTTCTCCACGGCCACCGGTGTCACCTGGATCCTGGCCCTGGTCGCGATCGGGGTGGTCGTGGTGATCATCCGGATGGCCAGCAAGCTGCGGTCGACGGCCTGGGCCATCGCGCTCGGTCTGGTGCTGGGTGGCGCCGTCGGCAACCTGATCGACCGGATCTTCCGTTCACCCGGGATCCTTCGCGGGCACGTCGTCGACTTCATCTCGCTGTTCGAACCGGACGGGCGCCACTTCGCCGTCTTCAACATCGCGGACTCCGGGATCACCCTCGGGGCCGTTGCTCTCGTACTGACCGCCATTTTCGGGATCGACATGGACGGCTACCGCACCAAGGACAAGAAGACTGAGGCAGACCGTGGTTGA
- a CDS encoding RluA family pseudouridine synthase, with protein sequence MRADAGLARLLGISRTSVGTMIDAGGVLIDGVTAGKSDRLTPGMWLEITLPEPDRPLAVIPQKVDGLEILYQDADIVVVDKPVGVAAHPSPGWNGPTVLGALAALGVSLSTSGSEERQGIVHRLDAGTTGAMVVAKSERAYSILKDAFRDRTVEKIYHAIIQGYPDPTSGTIDAPIGRHPKSDWKFAVVAGGRDSITHYETIEAFRSATLVEVHLETGRTHQIRVHFSAMHHPCVGDTTYGADPVLTARLGLTRQWLHAYQLAFAHPDDGRWIQFTAPYPADLIKAKAILEAG encoded by the coding sequence ATGCGCGCGGACGCCGGACTGGCCCGTCTGCTGGGCATCAGCCGGACCAGCGTCGGCACCATGATCGACGCCGGTGGCGTGCTGATCGACGGCGTGACGGCCGGCAAGTCGGACCGGCTGACTCCGGGTATGTGGCTGGAGATCACGCTGCCCGAACCCGACCGGCCGCTGGCCGTCATCCCGCAGAAGGTCGACGGCCTGGAGATCCTCTACCAGGACGCCGACATCGTGGTGGTCGACAAGCCGGTCGGCGTCGCGGCCCATCCCAGCCCGGGCTGGAACGGTCCGACGGTGCTGGGTGCCCTGGCCGCCCTTGGGGTCTCGCTGAGCACCTCCGGTTCGGAGGAGCGTCAGGGCATCGTGCACCGGCTGGACGCGGGCACCACCGGCGCGATGGTGGTGGCCAAGAGTGAACGGGCCTACAGCATCCTCAAGGACGCCTTCCGGGACCGCACGGTGGAGAAGATCTACCACGCGATCATCCAGGGCTACCCGGATCCGACCTCGGGCACGATCGACGCCCCGATCGGGCGGCACCCCAAGTCGGACTGGAAGTTCGCCGTGGTCGCCGGTGGTCGGGACAGCATCACCCACTACGAGACGATCGAGGCCTTCCGGTCGGCCACCCTGGTCGAGGTCCACCTGGAGACCGGCCGGACGCACCAGATCCGGGTTCACTTCTCGGCCATGCACCATCCGTGCGTCGGCGACACGACCTACGGCGCCGACCCGGTGCTGACCGCGCGGCTGGGTCTGACCCGCCAGTGGCTGCACGCCTACCAGCTGGCGTTCGCCCACCCCGACGACGGTCGCTGGATCCAGTTCACCGCGCCCTACCCGGCCGACCTGATCAAGGCGAAGGCGATCCTGGAAGCGGGCTGA
- the dnaE gene encoding DNA polymerase III subunit alpha: MSNDSFVHLHVHTEYSMLDGAARLGQLFKRAGEMEMPAIAMTDHGNVFGAYDFYRQARAAGINPIIGLEAYLTPNTSRFHKKGVRWSEGGDDDVSGAGAYTHMTLLSETTEGMHNLFRLSSRSSLEGFYYKPRADRELLNEYAKGLIATTGCPSGEVQTWLRIGKYDQALASAAEFRDIFGKENFFVELMDHGLSIETRVHSGLQRIAKDLGLPMIATNDLHYVDPADADAHEALLCVQSGKTMDDPNRFKFDARDFYLKSAREMRELWEGKFDLKSACDNTLLIAERCQVEFDESSSYMPRFPVPEGETEQTWFVKEVTRGMAARFPNGVPPECQTQAEFEIGVITGMNFPGYFLVVADFINWAKENGIRVGPGRGSGAGSMVAYAMRITDLNPLQHGLIFERFLNPERVSMPDFDVDFDERRRGDVIRYVTEKYGDDRVAQIVTYGTIKAKQAVKDSARVLGMPFSVGDRITKVMPAPVMGKDVPLSKIFDPSDARYSEGAEFRALVEQDVDVKKVVDMAKGLEGLKRQWGVHAAGVIMSSEPLQNLIPIMKREQDGAIITQFDYPTCESLGLIKMDFLGLRNLTVLDDALINIKANRGETIVLEDLALDDPKTFDLLARGDTLGVFQLDGGPMRALLRSMKPDNFEDISAVGALYRPGPMGANSHNEYADRKNNRKPVIPIHPELAEALSEILGDTYGLIVYQEQVMAIAQHVAGYSLGAADLLRRAMGKKKKSELDKQFANFSAGMKERGFSQAAVQTLWDILLPFSDYAFNKAHSAAYGLVSYWTAYLKANYPSEYMAALLTSVGDDKDKSAIYLAECRNMGITVLPPDVNASEKNFAPVGTDIRFGLSAIRNVGAGAVASLIATRKEKGPYEDFTDFLSKVEAVVCNKKVVESLIKAGAFDSMKHPRKGLLMAHAEGIDLFMNVKKAEAAGQFDLFGEMSAEDVGGALTVNVPDTEWDQKLLLGFEREMLGLYVSGHPLAGIEHVLSAQSDASIPDIIDGTVPDRATVTVGGILTGLQRRLTKKGDPWASAQLEDLAGGVEVAFFPKVYAEFALSLAEDAVVLVKARVSRSDDRLSLHAQSVVVPDLSGPSSKGPMQVTMSATRCTPPVVDRLREVLQNHPGTTAVHLRLMNGSRATTLRLDDGLRVTWTSALMGDLKALLGADCLA, from the coding sequence ATTTCCAACGATTCCTTCGTCCATCTGCACGTTCACACCGAGTACTCCATGCTCGACGGCGCGGCGCGGCTCGGCCAGCTGTTCAAGCGGGCCGGTGAGATGGAGATGCCCGCCATCGCGATGACCGATCACGGCAACGTCTTCGGCGCCTACGACTTCTACCGGCAGGCCCGTGCGGCCGGTATCAACCCGATCATCGGGCTCGAGGCGTACCTGACACCGAACACGTCCCGCTTCCACAAGAAGGGTGTCCGCTGGTCCGAAGGCGGCGACGACGACGTCTCCGGTGCCGGGGCCTACACCCACATGACGTTGCTGTCCGAGACCACCGAGGGCATGCACAACCTGTTCCGGTTGTCCTCCCGCAGTTCACTGGAGGGCTTCTACTACAAGCCGCGCGCCGACCGGGAGTTGTTGAACGAGTACGCCAAGGGCCTGATCGCCACCACCGGGTGCCCGTCGGGGGAGGTGCAGACCTGGTTGCGGATCGGCAAGTACGACCAGGCGCTGGCGTCGGCCGCGGAGTTCCGGGACATCTTCGGCAAGGAGAACTTCTTCGTCGAGTTGATGGACCATGGCCTGTCCATCGAGACGCGGGTGCACTCCGGGCTGCAGCGCATCGCCAAGGACCTCGGTCTGCCGATGATCGCGACGAACGACCTGCACTACGTCGACCCGGCCGACGCCGACGCGCACGAGGCCCTGCTGTGCGTGCAGTCGGGCAAGACGATGGACGACCCCAACCGGTTCAAGTTCGACGCCCGGGACTTCTACCTCAAGTCGGCCCGCGAGATGCGCGAGCTGTGGGAGGGCAAGTTCGATCTGAAGTCGGCCTGCGACAACACCTTGCTGATCGCCGAGCGCTGCCAGGTGGAGTTCGACGAGTCCTCGTCGTACATGCCCCGGTTCCCGGTCCCCGAGGGCGAGACCGAGCAGACCTGGTTCGTCAAGGAGGTCACGCGGGGCATGGCGGCGCGGTTCCCCAACGGAGTCCCGCCGGAGTGCCAGACGCAGGCCGAGTTCGAGATCGGCGTCATCACCGGCATGAACTTCCCGGGCTACTTCCTGGTCGTCGCCGACTTCATCAACTGGGCCAAGGAGAACGGCATCCGGGTCGGCCCCGGGCGTGGGTCCGGCGCCGGCTCGATGGTCGCCTACGCCATGCGGATCACCGACCTGAACCCGTTGCAGCACGGGCTCATCTTCGAGCGCTTCCTCAATCCCGAGCGCGTCTCCATGCCCGACTTCGACGTGGACTTCGACGAGCGCCGACGGGGCGACGTCATCCGGTACGTCACCGAGAAGTACGGCGACGACCGGGTCGCCCAGATCGTCACCTACGGCACCATCAAGGCCAAGCAGGCCGTCAAGGACTCGGCCCGGGTGCTGGGAATGCCGTTCTCGGTCGGCGATCGGATCACCAAGGTGATGCCGGCCCCGGTGATGGGCAAGGACGTGCCGCTGTCCAAGATCTTCGATCCGAGCGATGCCCGCTACTCCGAGGGTGCGGAGTTCCGGGCCCTGGTCGAACAGGACGTCGACGTCAAGAAGGTCGTCGACATGGCCAAGGGCCTTGAGGGGCTGAAGCGTCAGTGGGGGGTGCACGCGGCCGGCGTCATCATGTCGTCCGAACCGCTGCAGAACCTGATCCCGATCATGAAGCGGGAGCAGGACGGGGCGATCATCACCCAGTTCGACTATCCGACCTGCGAATCGCTGGGTCTGATCAAGATGGACTTCCTGGGTCTGCGCAACCTGACCGTCCTGGACGACGCGCTGATCAACATCAAGGCCAACCGCGGCGAGACCATCGTCCTGGAAGATCTGGCCCTGGACGACCCGAAGACCTTCGACCTGCTGGCTCGCGGGGACACCCTGGGCGTGTTCCAGCTGGACGGCGGCCCCATGCGGGCCCTGCTGCGGTCGATGAAGCCGGACAACTTCGAGGACATCTCGGCCGTCGGCGCGCTGTACCGGCCCGGTCCGATGGGCGCCAACTCCCACAACGAGTACGCCGACCGCAAGAACAACCGCAAGCCGGTGATCCCGATCCACCCGGAGCTGGCCGAGGCCCTGTCGGAGATCCTGGGCGACACCTACGGGCTGATCGTCTACCAGGAACAGGTCATGGCCATCGCCCAGCACGTCGCCGGGTACTCCCTCGGCGCGGCCGACCTGCTGCGGCGGGCCATGGGCAAGAAGAAGAAGTCCGAGCTGGACAAGCAGTTCGCGAACTTCTCCGCCGGGATGAAGGAACGCGGCTTCTCCCAAGCTGCGGTGCAGACCCTGTGGGACATCCTGCTGCCGTTCTCGGACTACGCGTTCAACAAGGCCCACTCGGCCGCGTACGGCCTTGTGTCGTATTGGACGGCCTACCTCAAGGCCAACTATCCGTCGGAGTACATGGCGGCGCTGCTCACCTCGGTCGGCGACGACAAGGACAAGTCGGCCATCTACCTGGCCGAGTGCCGGAACATGGGCATCACCGTGCTGCCGCCGGACGTCAACGCATCGGAGAAGAACTTCGCCCCGGTCGGCACCGACATCCGGTTCGGCCTGTCGGCCATCCGCAACGTCGGCGCCGGCGCGGTGGCCTCGTTGATCGCCACCCGCAAGGAGAAGGGCCCCTACGAGGACTTCACCGATTTCCTGTCCAAGGTCGAAGCCGTCGTCTGCAACAAGAAGGTCGTTGAGTCGCTGATCAAGGCCGGTGCCTTCGATTCGATGAAGCACCCGCGCAAGGGCCTGTTGATGGCCCACGCCGAGGGCATCGACCTGTTCATGAACGTGAAGAAGGCCGAGGCCGCCGGTCAGTTCGATCTGTTCGGCGAGATGAGCGCCGAGGACGTGGGTGGCGCTCTGACGGTCAACGTGCCGGACACCGAGTGGGACCAGAAGTTGCTGCTCGGGTTCGAGCGGGAGATGTTGGGGCTGTATGTGTCCGGGCACCCGCTGGCCGGGATCGAGCATGTCCTGTCGGCCCAGTCCGACGCGTCCATCCCGGACATCATCGACGGGACGGTGCCCGACCGGGCGACCGTAACCGTCGGCGGCATCCTCACCGGATTGCAGCGCCGGCTGACCAAGAAGGGTGATCCGTGGGCCTCGGCCCAGCTGGAGGACCTGGCCGGCGGGGTCGAGGTGGCCTTCTTCCCGAAGGTGTACGCCGAGTTCGCGCTGAGCCTGGCCGAGGACGCGGTGGTGCTGGTCAAGGCCCGGGTGTCCCGTTCCGACGACCGGCTCAGCCTGCACGCGCAGAGCGTGGTGGTGCCCGACCTGTCCGGTCCGTCGAGCAAGGGCCCGATGCAGGTGACCATGAGCGCGACCCGCTGTACGCCGCCGGTGGTCGATCGGCTCCGCGAGGTGCTGCAGAACCACCCCGGGACGACGGCCGTCCACCTGCGGCTGATGAACGGCAGCCGGGCCACCACCCTGCGCCTGGACGACGGACTGCGGGTGACCTGGACCTCGGCGTTGATGGGCGACCTCAAGGCCCTGCTCGGAGCGGACTGCCTCGCGTGA
- a CDS encoding DUF2567 domain-containing protein — translation MNLSLRSRPHHQLRGELLLWRAGGVVVAVLAVLGVLQAILWSLIAPGEQFVVYADGTYLPLPTASYHQFTSIAIFCLVGLVVAVSSATLIWHWRSVRGTAMVLVVAGANAVGALVAYLVGRILVSGVDPASVGPSAASSLVNAAPTLGNAMVLLVQPGLAVVVYTFLIAWNGDPDLGRVTPPPEA, via the coding sequence GTGAACCTGTCCCTGCGTTCGCGGCCGCACCACCAACTGCGCGGCGAGTTGCTGCTCTGGCGGGCCGGTGGAGTCGTGGTCGCCGTCCTGGCCGTTCTCGGTGTGCTGCAGGCGATCCTGTGGTCACTCATCGCGCCGGGTGAGCAGTTCGTCGTCTACGCCGACGGCACCTACCTGCCGCTGCCCACCGCCTCCTATCACCAGTTCACCTCGATCGCGATCTTCTGTCTGGTCGGTCTGGTGGTGGCGGTGTCGTCGGCCACCCTGATCTGGCACTGGCGCTCCGTGCGCGGCACCGCGATGGTGCTGGTGGTGGCCGGAGCCAATGCGGTCGGGGCGCTGGTCGCCTACCTGGTGGGGCGGATCCTGGTCAGCGGCGTCGACCCGGCCTCGGTCGGGCCCAGCGCCGCCTCATCCCTGGTCAATGCGGCGCCCACGCTGGGCAACGCCATGGTCCTGCTGGTGCAACCCGGTCTCGCCGTGGTCGTCTACACCTTCTTGATCGCCTGGAACGGGGATCCCGACCTGGGCCGGGTCACACCGCCGCCGGAAGCCTGA
- a CDS encoding sensor histidine kinase: MWNDVVHILPWAAAACLFTVGVELTVLALLRRRSVAVNIAALVGVPIVAVLLFVVFISGFMFTTELRWTAVTCILIAIAVVPAAVMLGRRIALTGLAAETRRAAERAGEASRRELVAWVSHDLRTPLAGIRAMSEALEDAVVVDRAEVAVYARRINSETVRLSALVDDLFELSRINAGALKLAFHRIHVQELVADVLESTAAAARQRGITVRAEADGRWPTIAGSDAELTRVLRNLLVNAIRHTPDDGAVTVIAGSDGVEAWLAVRDECGGIPEADLPKVFDVAFRGEPARPAAQDRATTGAGLGLAIARGLVELHGGRIAVRNDGPGCRFEVRLPAAV; this comes from the coding sequence ATGTGGAACGACGTCGTGCACATCCTGCCCTGGGCCGCGGCCGCCTGCCTGTTCACCGTCGGCGTCGAACTCACCGTGCTGGCGCTGCTCCGGCGCCGGTCGGTCGCGGTGAACATCGCCGCCCTGGTGGGCGTCCCGATCGTCGCGGTGTTGCTGTTCGTGGTGTTCATCAGCGGGTTCATGTTCACCACCGAACTGCGGTGGACGGCGGTCACCTGCATCCTGATCGCGATCGCGGTGGTGCCGGCCGCGGTGATGCTGGGTCGGCGGATCGCCCTGACCGGGCTGGCCGCGGAGACCCGGCGGGCCGCGGAACGGGCCGGGGAGGCCTCGCGCCGGGAACTGGTGGCCTGGGTCAGCCACGACCTGCGGACTCCACTGGCCGGGATCCGGGCGATGAGCGAGGCGCTGGAGGACGCCGTCGTGGTGGACCGGGCCGAGGTCGCGGTGTATGCGCGGCGGATCAACTCCGAGACGGTGCGGCTGTCCGCACTCGTCGATGATCTGTTCGAGTTGTCCCGGATCAATGCCGGGGCGCTGAAGCTGGCCTTCCATCGCATCCACGTCCAGGAACTGGTCGCCGACGTGCTGGAATCGACCGCGGCGGCCGCCCGGCAACGCGGGATCACCGTGCGGGCCGAAGCCGACGGGCGCTGGCCGACGATCGCCGGCTCCGATGCCGAACTGACCCGAGTCCTGCGGAATCTGCTGGTCAACGCGATTCGGCACACACCGGACGACGGAGCGGTGACGGTGATCGCCGGGTCGGACGGAGTGGAGGCGTGGCTGGCCGTGCGGGACGAGTGCGGCGGAATCCCGGAGGCCGATCTGCCGAAGGTGTTCGACGTGGCCTTCCGGGGCGAGCCGGCCCGGCCCGCCGCCCAGGACCGGGCGACGACCGGGGCCGGGCTGGGGCTGGCCATCGCCCGCGGGTTGGTCGAGTTGCACGGCGGCCGGATCGCCGTCCGGAACGACGGCCCGGGCTGCCGTTTCGAGGTCAGGCTTCCGGCGGCGGTGTGA
- a CDS encoding response regulator transcription factor has product MTTVLVVDDDATVREVVARYLTRDGHRVLERANGIDGLAAARSERPDLVVLDLMMPGLDGLTVCRELRKISSVPVIMLTALGEESDRVVGLEHGADDYVTKPFSPRELALRVAGVLRRSRQETWPGAGLADLTAVEDGDLRIDPVARSVSRSEVPLALTIREFDLLAFFLTHRGQVFTRAELMEHVWGWTFGDESTVTVHVRRLREKIEPDPGNPVRVVTVWGIGYRYDEATP; this is encoded by the coding sequence GTGACGACCGTGCTGGTGGTGGATGACGACGCGACCGTGCGCGAGGTGGTGGCCCGCTACCTGACGCGGGACGGCCACCGGGTCCTGGAACGCGCCAACGGCATCGATGGCCTGGCCGCGGCCCGGTCCGAGCGACCCGACCTGGTGGTGTTGGACCTGATGATGCCCGGCCTCGACGGCCTGACCGTCTGCCGGGAACTGCGCAAGATCTCCTCGGTACCGGTGATCATGTTGACCGCCCTCGGCGAGGAATCGGACCGGGTGGTGGGCTTGGAGCACGGTGCCGACGACTACGTCACCAAGCCCTTCAGCCCGCGGGAGCTGGCGTTGCGGGTGGCCGGGGTGCTGCGCCGGTCCCGGCAGGAGACGTGGCCGGGGGCCGGGTTGGCCGACCTGACGGCAGTCGAGGACGGCGACCTCCGGATCGACCCGGTGGCCCGATCGGTGAGCCGGTCCGAGGTGCCGCTGGCCCTGACCATCCGGGAGTTCGATCTGCTGGCGTTCTTCCTCACCCACCGCGGGCAGGTCTTCACCCGGGCCGAGCTGATGGAGCACGTCTGGGGCTGGACGTTCGGCGACGAGTCGACGGTGACCGTCCACGTGCGCCGGCTCCGGGAGAAGATCGAACCCGACCCCGGCAATCCGGTCCGGGTGGTCACCGTCTGGGGAATCGGCTACCGGTACGACGAGGCGACGCCGTGA
- a CDS encoding NUDIX hydrolase — protein MAHRTYLEVLTAVFSVRLDGDGMAGLQVLLWQRAQEPDAGKWALPGGTLLDDEDVDHSARRQLAEKVDVTQVSHLEQIGVFSAPHRVPAARTVATGVLGLVPLDADPGLPPDTAWHPVDALPPTALDHGDIVDQARARLQAKLSYTNIGFALAPAEFTIAELRRVYAAALGHDVDPTNLHRILMRRGMLETTGTTGPRNPVGGRPAALHRFTVAELRVTDPFAAFRPPGW, from the coding sequence ATGGCCCATCGTACATACCTGGAAGTGCTGACCGCGGTGTTCAGCGTCCGGCTCGATGGCGACGGGATGGCCGGGCTGCAGGTCCTGCTCTGGCAGCGGGCCCAAGAGCCGGACGCCGGAAAGTGGGCCCTACCTGGGGGAACACTGCTGGACGACGAGGACGTGGACCACTCGGCTCGACGCCAACTGGCGGAGAAGGTGGACGTCACCCAGGTGTCGCACCTGGAGCAGATCGGTGTGTTCTCTGCGCCACACCGGGTTCCGGCCGCCCGTACGGTGGCCACCGGTGTGCTCGGCCTGGTGCCGTTGGATGCCGATCCGGGACTGCCGCCCGACACCGCGTGGCACCCGGTGGACGCGCTCCCGCCCACCGCGCTCGACCACGGCGACATCGTCGACCAGGCACGGGCCCGGCTGCAGGCGAAGCTCTCGTACACCAACATCGGGTTCGCCCTGGCGCCGGCCGAGTTCACCATCGCCGAACTGCGCCGGGTCTACGCCGCCGCGCTCGGGCACGACGTCGACCCGACCAACCTGCACCGCATCCTGATGCGTCGCGGCATGCTCGAGACCACCGGGACCACCGGCCCCCGCAACCCGGTCGGCGGACGGCCGGCCGCGCTGCACCGGTTCACCGTGGCCGAACTCCGGGTCACGGATCCGTTCGCCGCGTTCCGGCCGCCCGGCTGGTGA